The Aspergillus luchuensis IFO 4308 DNA, chromosome 6, nearly complete sequence genome segment AAGAGAGGAAATGCGCTCGACGATCGTGTTCCTCCAAATACTTCAACTGCACTACAACCATTGCGACGCCAAGCATCGCGTTCAACCTCTCCCGCCACTGATGCAGAATCCGTCGTGACAAGGGAACAAGCCAGGCAAAGAGCACGGGGTGACCTAGCGAAGAGAGATCCGGCTGGGCAGGAGTTGACCCAGCcgtcggaggaagaagatactGGGCTTAAGTTACGGCTGGAGTTGAATCTGGATGTTGAAGTCGAATTGAAGGCGAAGATTCATGGTGATCTTACGCTAGCATTGCTGTGAGTTTCCTTATTTGCTGAGTTCTTCAGCGCTTTACCCTCAGAGTTTGCATGTATGCGGAGTACTAATTCCGTGCAGGTCCTAGGCAACGAAGCAGGCTGTTCTAGATGATATAATTATGAAGGTTAATCCTTTGATATTACACATATCTCACAGAGTCTACGGTTCACAGCATGTATATGGCAGCGTCATAGCATTTACCTTGAGAGAGCACCATTCGTTCAAGTTACGAACGTCATATGGTAGATTCAACTAGCGTCCACTCAGTAAACGATGAAAAGATCGATTATCAATAATAACCATACTTTTAAAGATTAACCCGATGTGGGAGGGTACTAAACCATGGACAGTCCGCATCGACGACCAGAGCCCTCGGGTCTCAGATCGCAGCTGCCTGCTGCCCAGATCCATGCACCTCCTGGTCGATAGCTCGTACATTACAGAATAACATTTCTGTGGTAACAGCGGCAAAGTTTTTTCAGCTGAACTCTGCTCAGCTAACTGGACCATATTACTCTAATTCACACCGTGGCACTGGAATTGCATGTTCGCTGCCCATCGCGGGGAGTAGTCGGGCCACTGAAC includes the following:
- a CDS encoding uncharacterized protein (COG:S;~EggNog:ENOG410PTF7) yields the protein MAQPADPQPAPALPVRTQERQRTRRKRGNALDDRVPPNTSTALQPLRRQASRSTSPATDAESVVTREQARQRARGDLAKRDPAGQELTQPSEEEDTGLKLRLELNLDVEVELKAKIHGDLTLALLS